A section of the Drosophila subobscura isolate 14011-0131.10 chromosome A, UCBerk_Dsub_1.0, whole genome shotgun sequence genome encodes:
- the LOC117890895 gene encoding tRNA-dihydrouridine(20) synthase [NAD(P)+]-like, giving the protein MLQLLSRSTKWHSILNKFQNMKSRPKLDYRNKLMLAPMVRVGTLPMRLLALEMGADIVYTEELIDLKLIKSIRRHNPALGTVDFVDPSDGTVVFRTCALETSRLVLQMGTSDATRALAVGKLLQQDISGLDINMGCPKEFSIKGGMGAALLADPDKAALILRTLCSNLDIPVTCKIRILPDLDDTISLVEKLADTGIAAIGIHARTRDERPQHRPHPDVLRAVAKAVSIPIIANGGSRNMQKYEDILKFQLECGADSVMVARAAQINVSIFRRDGLLPMDELIEKYLRLCVDYDNAPHNAKYCVQNMLKELQETPRGKRFLQCQTLQQICEIWHLGDYCRRKQKELRTLGNSGRAEVEPPEAQAKRQKLEEAATAITDDFEGVICRSMPFLRSTYASDNHLPKTVLYVYAGRTGKSPPGYETQQCDKLFRAICSYDGQRYSSTFWEKNKKQAEQGAALVALLHLGQLQEEPLRENGSLIN; this is encoded by the exons atgttgcaattgttgtcgCGGTCCACCAAGTGGCATTCGATTCTGAACAAATTCCAAAATATGAAGTCGCGACCGAAGCTGGATTACCGCAACAAGCTGATGCTGGCACCCATGGTGCGGGTAGGCACGCTGCCCATGCGTCTGCTGGCCCTTGAAATGGGCGCTGACATCGTTTACACAGAGGAGCTGATTGATCTGAAGCTAATCAAAAGCATCCGGCGGCATAATC CCGCCCTGGGCACAGTGGACTTTGTGGATCCCTCGGATGGGACGGTGGTATTTCGCACTTGTGCCTTGGAGACATCGCGGCTTGTCCTACAAATGGGCACCAGCGATGCGACACGTGCTCTGGCCGTGGGCAAACTGTTGCAGCAGGACATTTCCGGCCTGGACATCAATATGGGCTGCCCCAAGGAGTTCTCCATCAAGGGCGGCATGGGCGCAGCCCTGCTGGCGGACCCCGACAAGGCTGCCCTCATTCTGCGTACACTGTGCTCCAATCTGGACATTCCCGTGACCTGCAAAATCCGAATTCTTCCCGATCTGGATGACACTATTAGTCTGGTGGAGAAGCTGGCCGACACGGGTATAGCGGCCATAGGCATTCATGCTAGGACACGCGACGAGCGACCACAGCATCGCCCGCATCCCGATGTGCTGCGTGCCGTAGCCAAGGCTGTCTCCATACCCATCATTGCCAACGGTGGCTCCCGGAATATGCAAAAGTACGAGGATATTCTGAAATTTCAGCTGGAATGTGGCGCCGATAGCGTGATGGTGGCCCGTGCCGCTCAAATCAATGTTAGCATCTTCCGGCGTGACGGTCTCCTGCCCATGGATGAGCTCATCGAGAAGTatctgcgtctgtgtgtggacTACGACAATGCGCCGCATAATGCCAAATATTGTGTACAGAATATgctcaaggagctgcaggagacgCCGCGCGGCAAGCGCTTCCTTCAATGCCAGACGCTGCAGCAGATATGCGAGATCTGGCACCTGGGCGACTACTGTCggcgcaaacaaaaagagctgCGCACCCTGGGCAATTCTGGACGCGCTGAGGTGGAGCCACCCGAGGCGCAGGCTAAGCGAcagaagctggaggaggcaGCCACTGCCATCACCGATGACTTCGAGGGCGTCATTTGCCGCAGCATGCCATTTTTAAGGTCCACCTATGCCAGTG ACAATCATCTGCCCAAGACCGTACTGTATGTGTATGCTGGTAGGACGGGCAAGTCCCCGCCTGGCTATGAGACGCAGCAATGCGACAAACTGTTCCGTGCCATTTGCAGCTACGATGGGCAACGCTACAGCAGCACCTTCTGGgagaagaacaaaaagcagGCCGAACAGGGAGCAGCTTTGGTGGCTCTGCTTCATCTGGGGCAGCTGCAGGAAGAGCCACTGCGCGAGAATGGCAGCCTGATCAACTGA
- the LOC117890653 gene encoding mRNA-capping enzyme, with product MSQSHRDRGGGGSGPLPNRWLYCPRKSESIIAERFLAFKTPLSQAFKDKMPIECTFRPEMLFDYCKTVKHKLGLWVDLTNTKRFYDRSTVEERGAQYIKLQCRGHGETPSHEQTRSFIEIVDNFITERPFDVIAVHCTHGFNRTGFLIVSYMVERLDCSLEAALSVFASARPPGIYKQDYIDELYKRFEMGEEAPQAPEQPNWCLEYDDSNGDDDILQSRKRPNDDTSSSSTSQQAAAADGEDDADDVDGEEGEGGEANGSKKKRRREMVVRNAAFMDGVPGVRQVCDQPRLGDLQSRVQNWCHWNKNGFPGSQPVSMDRSNIKRLSEIPYRVSWKADGTRYMMLIDGQDEVYFFDRNHSCFQVENVTFLDGKNLNDHLDGTLVDGEMVLDKIAEGVMPRYLIYDIVRLSNRDVREEPFFPNRLDYIKNDVIGPRIEGMKQGIIVQKLQAFSVRRKDFWEIWMSARLLGEKFSRSLAHEPDGLIFQPSHQPYTAGVCPNVFKWKPHELNSVDFRLKIITERGEGLLTKKVGFLYVGGHDAPFGRMQKLTKEIRDVDNKIVECTMNQFGNWEFMRERTDKKHPNSFNTARAVVESIKHPVTKDYLLNYIANCGFRDDHTMMPPPNNAHHSHGQHGHHQGAAHGPHRFV from the exons ATGTCTCAATCGCATCGAGACcgaggtggcggtggctccgGCCCACTGCCAAATCGTTGGCTGTATTGCCCCAGGAAGAGTGAATCGATCATTGCCGAGCGCTTTCTGGCCTTCAAGACGCCACTGAGTCAGGCGTTCAAGGACAAAATGCCCATCGAGTGCACCTTTCGACCCGAGATGCTCTTCGACTACTGCAAGACAGTTAAG CACAAGCTAGGCCTGTGGGTGGACCTGACCAACACGAAGCGCTTCTATGACCGCTCGACGGTGGAGGAGCGCGGTGCCCAATATATCAAGCTGCAGTGTCGCGGCCATGGCGAGACCCCATCGCACGAGCAGACTCGCagttttattgaaattgtCGACAACTTCATCACGGAGCGTCCCTTCGATGTGATCGCCGTCCATTGCACCCATGGCTTCAATCGCACCGGCTTCCTGATTGTCTCCTACATGGTTGAGCGTCTCGATTGCTCGTTGGAGGCAGCCCTATCAGTCTTTGCCAGCGCCCGGCCGCCGGGCATTTACAAGCAGGACTATATCGATGAGCTATACAAGCGCTTTGAGATGGGCGAGGAAGCCCCCCAGGCGCCCGAGCAGCCCAACTGGTGTCTGGAGTACGATGACAGCAATGGCGACGATGACATACTGCAGAGCAGAAAGCGCCCCAACGATGACACCAGCTCGTCGTCCACAtcgcaacaggcagcagctgcggatGGCGAAGACGATGCCGATGACGTGGATGGAGAGGAGGGCGAAGGCGGCGAGGCCAATGGTTCGAAGAAGAAGCGACGACGTGAGATGGTAGTCAGGAATGCCGCATTCATGGATGGCGTCCCTGGCGTACGACAAGTTTGCGACCAGCCGCGTTTGGGCGATCTCCAGTCTAGGGTGCAAAACTGGTGCCACTGGAACAAGAACGGCTTCCCCGGCTCCCAGCCAGTGTCAATGGATAGGAGTAATATCAAGCGACTGAGCGAGATACCCTACCGCGTGTCCTGGAAGGCCGATGGCACACGCTACATGATGCTCATCGATGGACAGGACGAGGTGTACTTCTTTGACCGCAATCACTCCTGTTTCCAGGTGGAGAATGTCACATTTCTCGATGGCAAGAATCTAAACGATCATCTCGATGGCACACTAGTGGATGGT GAAATGGTGCTGGACAAGATCGCTGAGGGTGTAATGCCGCGTTACCTCATCTATGACATTGTTCGCCTCTCCAATCGGGATGTGCGCGAGGAGCCATTCTTTCCCAATCGGTTGGATTACATCAAAAACGATGTGATAG GTCCCCGTATTGAGGGCATGAAGCAGGGCATTATTGTCCAAAAGCTACAGGCATTCAGTGTGCGCCGCAAGGATTTCTGGGAAATTTGGATGTCTGCCCGACTGCTGGGCGAAAAGTTCTCTCGCTCGTTGGCCCATGAGCCCGATGGCCTCATATTTCAACCCTCTCATCAGCCCTACACAGCCGGTGTTTGTCCGAATGTCTTCAAATGGAAGCCCCATGAGCTCAACTCTGTGGATTTTCGCTTAAAGATCATCACAGAACGTGGCGAAGG TTTGCTAACCAAAAAGGTTGGCTTCCTCTATGTGGGCGGACACGATGCACCGTTTGGGCGTATGCAAAAGTTGACCAAGGAAATTCGAGATGTGGACAACAAGATTGTGGAGTGCACCATGAATCAGTTTGGCAACTGGGAGTTTATGCGAGAGCGAACAGACAAGAAGCATCCAAATAGCTTCAATACAGCACGCG CCGTTGTGGAGAGCATAAAGCATCCGGTTACCAAGGATTATCTGCTTAATTATATTGCCAATTGTGGGTTCCGCGATGATCATACCATGATGCCGCCACCTAATAATGCCCATCATTCCCATGGGCAGCATGGCCATCATCAGGGGGCAGCACATGGACCGCATCGGTTCGTTTGA
- the LOC117891475 gene encoding LOW QUALITY PROTEIN: uncharacterized protein LOC117891475 (The sequence of the model RefSeq protein was modified relative to this genomic sequence to represent the inferred CDS: substituted 2 bases at 2 genomic stop codons), whose amino-acid sequence MAAPPAVKRLPDNQKMAPVQMPKITITSNSTSTSSSTSSKGATKATAAAPKSPDGLTALVPKKSLTSMSDEEIIQENLKEILDLKSRVSCSSXRDCESFKTKHTIPXFLIYGYTGRAVCQRQRDKHKRAMKNIEEVAMKNKSELEEKHSRLKHSHGYGHGHTPTDVDQQSCSGSGSATSSLHYVNELLPNGEHRKKQRRHRQRQRLSADGHGERPGRAPRASGATTEATVHRSGGAKRPSIRQKLFGQSIAHVKLVETQSDSMDSTGGPGGSGVPSEKRKRLQRMDTLPMPQVVRMSSAP is encoded by the exons ATGGCTGCCCCACCAGCCGTTAAACGCCTGCCAGACAACCAAAAGATGGCTCCAGTCCAAATGCCCAAAATAACAATTAcaagcaacagcaccagcaccagcagcagcaccagcagcaaaggcGCGACAAAGGCAACAGCCGCTGCACCCAAATCCCCAGACGGCCTCACCGCCCTGGTGCCCAAAAAGAGTCTTACCTCGATGTCCGATGAGGAAATCATTCAGGAGAATCTTAAGGAAATATTGGATCTTAAATCGCGCGTAAGTTGTTCGTCGTGACGCGATTGTGAGtcattcaaaacaaaacacacaatacCTTGATTTCTGATTTATGGCTAC ACAGGGAGGGCAGTTTGCCAGCGCCAAAGGGATAAGCACAAACGTGCCAT gAAAAACATCGAGGAGGTGGCCATGAAGAACAAGAGCGAGCTGGAGGAAAAACATTCGCGTTTGAAGCACTCGCACGGctatggacacggacacacgcCCACGGATGTGGATCAGcagagctgcagcggcagtggtAGCGCCACGAGCAGTCTGCACTACGTGAACGAGCTGCTGCCGAACGGGGAGCATCGCAAGAAACAGCGCCGCCATAGACAGCGGCAGCGTTTAAGCGCCGATGGGCACGGGGAGCGGCCAGGACGTGCGCCGCGTGCGTCTGGTGCCACCACAGAGGCGACTGTGCATCGCAGCGGTGGGGCCAAGAGGCCAAGCATTAGGCAGAAACTCTTCGGCCAAAGCATAGCCCATGTGAAGCTGGTGGAGACGCAAAGCGACAGCATGGACTCGACGGGCGGTCCTGGGGGTTCTGGTGTTCCCAGCGAGAAGCGCAAACGGCTGCAGCGCATGGACaccctgcccatgccccagGTGGTGCGCATGAGTTCGGCGCCATAG